The following proteins are encoded in a genomic region of Drosophila willistoni isolate 14030-0811.24 chromosome 3R, UCI_dwil_1.1, whole genome shotgun sequence:
- the LOC6647618 gene encoding N-alpha-acetyltransferase 40, with translation MTNRDELSAAAKQKFVEAATRSTNPLDSLSYSSFTSPSGEKFKLICRTKNDLDAKTIKWACKLAEQNVSPFYKQTKIGWQPKIKQAEHNKAWARYLVAQNEKNENVAYAMFRFDLDNGDCVLYCYEMQVASNYQRKGLGRFIMKLLEDCARHWHLEKIILTVLNNNENSKLFFNALDYHKDETSPDVLEEADYEILSKSTLS, from the exons atgacAAACCGCGACGAACTTAGTGCAGCAGCGAAACAGAAATTCGTAGAAGCAGCTACACGATCGACAAATCCTTTAGATTCTCTGTCCTACAGTAGTTTTACATCGCCCAGTGgagaaaagttcaaattgaTATGCCGCACCAAGAATGATTTGGACGCCAAGACCATAAAATGGGCATGTAAACTAGCTGAACAGAATGTGAGCCCATTCTATAAGCAAACAAAGATCGGATGGCAACCAAAGATCAAGCAGGCCGAGCACAATAAAGCCTGGGCACGTTACCTGGTGGCGCAGAatgagaaaaatgaaaatgtagcCTACGCTATGTTTCGTTTCGACTTGGACAACGGAGATTGTGTGCTTTACTG TTACGAAATGCAAGTGGCATCGAATTATCAACGCAAAGGTTTGGGCAGGTTCATTATGAAATTACTCGAGGATTGCGCACGACATTGGCATCTGGAGAAAATCATACTGACTGTACTTAACAATAATGAGAATTCCAAGTTGTTTTTCAATGCTTTGGACTATCACAAAGATGAGACCTCACCTGATGTCTTGGAAGAGGCTGACTATGAGATTCTAAGCAAATCTACTTTAAGTTAA
- the LOC6647617 gene encoding pterin-4-alpha-carbinolamine dehydratase — MVITNQIQYCVLNRFRKVANRVNWSQPFGWLLATQRKETGPNSFLYTPATRTAAGISTGGYWRLYTTATTTTKPKRKMVVKLNEQERNEKLQPLLDAGWTLVEGRDAIFKQFVLKDFNQAFSFMTGVALLAEKINHHPEWFNCYNKVDVTLSTHDVGGLSSQDIRMATHLETQANLLK, encoded by the exons ATGGTAATTACAAATCAAATCCAATATTGCGTTCTGAACCGCTTTCGGAAAGTTGCCAATCGAGTTAATTGGAGCCAGCCGTTTGGCTGGCTGCTGGCCACACAAAGAAAAGAGACGGG GCCAAACTCATTTCTGTATACGCCAGCGACGAGAACAGCTGCTGGGATATCAACTGGTGGCTATTGGAGGTTATAtacgacagcaacaacaacaacaaaaccgaAACGAAAAATGGTG GTCAAACTCAATGAACAAGAACGTAATGAGAAGTTGCAGCCTCTTTTGGATGCTGGCTGGACTTTGGTCGAAGGACGCGATGCTATTTTCAAGCAATTTGTTCTGAAGGATTTTAATCAGGCCTTTAGCTTTATGACTGGCGTTGCACTTCTCGCAGAGAAAATCAATCACCACCCGGAGTGGTTCAATTGCTACAATAAAGTGGATGTTACTCTTTCCACCCATGATGTGGGCGGTCTTAGTTCCCAGGACATACGCATGGCCACCCATTTGGAGACTCAGGCCAATttgttgaaataa
- the LOC26529364 gene encoding uncharacterized protein LOC26529364, with translation MKLTLTLLVIISLCLFALALGNVDTEATKPPFVRSRYSLRWRRTTEPLPKELMVTSTDHPKASAMVTSTAGTDYDYYGNGEAENIVPKVQN, from the exons ATGAaattgactttgactttgctaGTAATTATAAGCTTGTGCCTCTTTGCCCTGG CCTTAGGCAATGTGGACACGGAAGCCACCAAGCCGCCATTTGTGCGCAGTCGCTATAGTCTACGCTGGCGTCGTACCACTGAGCCATTACCCAAGGAACTAATGGTCACCTCCACCGATCATCCCAAGGCCTCGGCAATGGTCACATCGACGGCTGGTACGGATTATGATTACTATGGCAATGGCGAGGCCGAAAATATAGTGCCAAAAGTTCAAAATTAA
- the LOC6647616 gene encoding cell wall transcription factor ACE2 translates to MDKQTLLFLFLGLILCLESGSSQAARRLRKKPKVYNALITTDDNLTSSRAYPVIQPTIHEPGYAPFGPYNPYGFYSPPVVRFGQPIVPGLEPNERLPYPLPAGFATSYEDAHSVQPQPQGIPAPNPTEPKEMPKEQLPQLPLNEQGLPPVLIPLSSQYNGQPTHLPAYPFSQYPVIYDQAGYIRQNYLPPYDYYPSQGYPTRVNAAQQPQQQEQPQHQPQPQVQDQSQSDEEVEDIQPLALENLNATPSFEDIKNGSENKNINVPDVPPPPIPSGPKQRPRPKNN, encoded by the exons ATGGATAAG CAAACACTTTTATTTCTCTTCCTGGGCTTGATTTTATGCCTGGAATCTGGTTCTAGCCAAGCCGCTCGTCGTTTACGCAAGAAGCCAAAGGTTTATAATGCCCTCATCACTACCGATGACAATCTAACATCGAGTCGCGCTTATCCTGTCATACAACCAACAATACATGAGCCGGGCTATGCTCCATTTGGTCCCTATAATCCTTATGGTTTCTATAGTCCGCCTGTGGTGAGATTTGGTCAGCCAATAGTTCCTGGCTTAGAGCCCAATGAGAGA TTACCCTATCCGTTGCCTGCTGGCTTTGCAACGAGCTACGAGGATGCCCATTCTGTTCAGCCACAGCCGCAAGGAATTCCTGCTCCAAATCCAACGGAACCCAAGGAAATGCCCAAAGAGCAATTACCGCAATTGCCGCTGAACGAGCAAGGATTACCACCTGTCCTTATACCGCTGTCCTCGCAATATAATGGCCAGCCAACTCATCTGCCGGCCTATCCCTTTAGCCAATATCCGGTGATATATGATCAGGCTGGTTATATACGACAAAACTATTTGCCGCCCTACGATTACTATCCCAGCCAGGGTTATCCCACACGCGTAAATGCAGCACAGCAGCCTCAGCAGCAGGAACAACCACAGCACCAGCCACAGCCTCAGGTTCAGGATCAATCTCAATCTGATGAGGAGGTGGAGGATATACAACCATTGGCTTTGGAAAATCTAAATGCCACACCTAGTTTTGAGGACATCAAAAATGGGTCGgagaacaaaaatattaatgtGCCAGATGTACCCCCACCACCAATACCATCTGGACCAAAACAACGTCCCAGACCCAAGAATAATTGA
- the LOC6647615 gene encoding general odorant-binding protein 99b has translation MKVCLLVLLSLTMAWAWPDHHEHHHHHDHGAAYVVKTHGDLIRFRNVCTERVHADEEDIAKYKKWDFPDNEKTRCYIRCVFEHFGFFDEVTGFDVHKVHEQLAGSKGEQVDHTDDTHQKVANCADSNEQKSDACTWAYRGAMCFMGANLQLVQHSVKV, from the coding sequence ATGAAGGTGTGTCTTTTAGTATTACTGTCTCTGACTATGGCCTGGGCCTGGCCTGACCATCAtgagcatcatcatcatcatgatcatggAGCTGCCTATGTGGTCAAGACTCACGGCGATTTAATTAGATTCCGTAATGTGTGTACCGAACGTGTCCATGCTGATGAGGAGGATATAGCCAAATACAAGAAATGGGATTTTCCGGATAACGAGAAGACTCGCTGCTATATACGCTGTGTATTCGAGCATTTTGGATTCTTTGACGAAGTTACTGGTTTCGATGTTCACAAGGTCCATGAGCAGTTGGCTGGCAGCAAGGGCGAACAAGTGGATCACACCGATGATACTCATCAGAAGGTTGCCAATTGTGCGGACAGCAATGAACAGAAGAGCGATGCCTGCACCTGGGCCTATCGTGGTGCTATGTGCTTCATGGGAGCCAATCTACAATTGGTTCAACACAGTGTCAAAGTGTAG
- the LOC6647581 gene encoding uncharacterized protein LOC6647581, which produces MYRLTRVIIILVSCFFTLAVSKAIAPHWELPTPRDIETSLESCTKLNDNAGALRCLVKDIGLWTDEQGYNAKRIAKIFASHNQIEELMLVVNYCNRREQRTDDLNKWAYKAYKCATSGRFGHWVNEYMKQEMETK; this is translated from the coding sequence ATGTATCGGTTAACTCGTGTCATAATAATCCTTGTCAGTTGTTTTTTCACTCTGGCAGTGTCAAAAGCAATTGCTCCACATTGGGAACTGCCCACACCACGGGATATTGAAACAAGCCTAGAAAGTTGCACTAAACTGAATGATAATGCCGGAGCATTGCGTTGCTTGGTAAAGGATATTGGCCTATGGACCGATGAGCAAGGTTACAATGCCAAAAGGATAGCAAAAATTTTTGCCTCCCACAATCAAATCGAGGAACTCATGTTGGTGGTAAACTACTGCAATCGGAGGGAGCAAAGAACCGACGACCTCAATAAATGGGCATATAAGGCATATAAATGCGCCACTTCAGGCAGATTTGGACATTGGGTTAATGAGTATATGAAACAAGAAAtggaaacaaaataa
- the LOC6647580 gene encoding Golgi-associated plant pathogenesis-related protein 1, translated as MHINFLYIEAILLTVCIHQFHGILADSEEISFEHQILGKHNDFRRLHGCPDLALESDLYKGCFNHARKLGVIDKLEYSNGNYGENICFRVDDDPVKCVEQWYNESREYDYSKAEYSDGTRHFTQLIWKSSKLMGVAQHRGTSGKIFVVARYMPAGNSAGQFVKNVPRSKFNGSKCPVCNYFLFCSLMLIRKVFCGDG; from the exons atgcatataaattttttatatatcgAAGCAATTCTGTTGACAGTTTGTATACATCAATTTCATGGGATTCTAGCAGATTCTGAAGAAATCAGTTTCGAACATCAAATTTTGGGTAAACATAATGATTTCCGCCGACTACATGGATGTCCAGACTTGGCATTGGAAAGTGATCTATATAAAGGATGCTTTAATCATGCCAGG AAATTAGGTGTGATTGACAAACTTGAGTATTCGAATGGAAATTATGGTGAGAATATTTGTTTTAGAGTCGATGACGATCCAGTGAAATGTGTGGAACAATGGTATAACGAGAGCCGGGAATATGATTATTCCAAGGCCGAGTACTCCGATGGGACAAGACACTTTACACAGCTTATATGGAAATCCTCGAAACTAATGGGAGTGGCCCAACATAGGGGTACTTCGGGAAAAATCTTTGTAGTAGCCAGATATATGCCAGCAGGCAATTCGGCGGGACAGTTTGTAAAGAATGTACCAAGATCCAAGTTTAATGG ATCTAAGTGTCCTGTGtgtaattattttttgttctgcTCCTTAATGTTGATTCGTAAAGTGTTTTGCGGTGATGGTTAA